The Coccidioides posadasii str. Silveira chromosome 2, complete sequence genomic interval GTGCGGAAACAGCTCCGATACAtcacccttttttttttcttgttctttttttccacCGACTTTCTGGCGAATTATCCAGTAGCCTGCTAGAGCTGTCAAGCTCTAGCAGCGCTCGAGTGCAACCGCGACGCTGGCGGATCCGTATCGAGACTATCAGATTGACTATTCCACACACGAGCAGTCAAAAGCGCAGGAACAACAAAGTCAGCTGGTATACGAGGCAGGACAGCAGTCGACGCCGGCGCTGCACCATGGGGGACGCCACGAGGTTGCCTTCATCTCCAGTGGCCAGCATGCTCAGTTCCAGTCCCCGCAGCATCACCATCAGCATGcccatcaccaccaccaccaccagcagcaacagccACAGCACCAGCATCCGCAGCAGCAATCGCAACCTCAGCCCCCGCCGCcgccgcagcagcagccgcAACCGCACGGGCAACGCTCCGTTGTGATGGCGTCCCCAGGGCCCCATGGTGTCGTTCGGGAGCTTCAGCAACCCGTCATGATCCCCCCGCAGATGGTACCACCCCAGCTTCCGCCTCACTACAGTTCGACGCCTCTTCAGGTTCCTTACGCCGGAAAGCGGCACGGAACAAAAAGGCAGCGAACAGACGATGGGCCAAGTGGCGAGAATGATGATACCACCGCAGGGCTTGGCCTGTCAATGCTTTCTGAAACCTCACATGCTGACGATTCGCAGTCAGCCGACATCCTCCTACCTGGGCCAACTGATCATTCTTCCCATCATCACCATCCTTCCGTCCAGCACGACTATCCCTCTCCTCCGCTACATCAGCGgcatcatcaccatcaccgcCTTCCCTCCCAGGCAACCATTTCTGGCACGCAGAGTGGCGACACAGACCTA includes:
- a CDS encoding uncharacterized protein (EggNog:ENOG410PNVK~COG:K), with translation MASPGPHGVVRELQQPVMIPPQMVPPQLPPHYSSTPLQVPYAGKRHGTKRQRTDDGPSGENDDTTAGLGLSMLSETSHADDSQSADILLPGPTDHSSHHHHPSVQHDYPSPPLHQRHHHHHRLPSQATISGTQSGDTDLTSPGGVTGTQSVVGQPGMPDPAPRPRGPKLKFTPEEDSLLVELKENKNLTWKQIADFFPGRTSGTLQVRYCTKLKAKATVWTDEAVQRLRNAIQDYENDRWRVIATKVGSGFSPAACREKAAEL